DNA sequence from the Carnobacterium funditum DSM 5970 genome:
AGTAAAAGCTTTGATAAGAAGAACTCAACAAAGAGTAAACGAGAACAAACTTAGTTTTAATAATGACAAACTAATCATTGATTTTGTTAAAAAAGAAGTGAAACTGAACCATGCAATTCTTACTTTAACTCCAAATGAATATAAGCTTTTAACTGCAATAGTTAGTTATCCTGGGAAAGTATACAGTAGAGCAGATTTACTAGACAAATTACAAGAAAATGGCAGTTATTTTGAAGGGTATGAAAGAAACATTGATACACATATAAAAAATTTGCGTAAAAAAATAGAAACAGATACGCGTCACCCTAATTTCATCATTACTGTGTTTGGAATGGGGTATAAGTTTGGAGGGATTAAGGATGAATCTGACACTTAGGTTAAGGGTTTTGTTATATCTTTTGTTGGTCTCTTTAAGCGGTATTTTAATTGCCAGCTTTACTATTTTTTCTGGTGTTGAAAATCAATTCACGGATTATATCACGACAAATAGAGCGGAAAATATCGAAACCGTTAAAAAGGGAATAATTCAACATTATGAGGATACTGGCGAGTTAACTAACGAACCATTGGAAAATATGATGCATCAGCATGCAATGACAGAAGATTTATACTATAAACTTTATAATAATACTGGCAATTTGTTGGTTGATTCAACATCAGTGGGATCTATGATGGAGATGATGAATGGCGATCAATCTCCATCAAATTCTAACGAATATCAATCAGATTCTTACCAATTAAAAACAGAAAATCAAGTAATTGGGGACTTGACTGTCTATTATTCAGGACAATTAATAGGTGATGAATTTGTCTTTTTGAAATCAATTAAACGAAATATCATACTGGCAGTATTATTTACTGTTATTTTATCGATATTAACTAGTTTGTTATTTTCAAAACGCTTAACGTCAGGAGTTAATAAACTAATAACTGGGGTTACTGAGTTACGTAACCATCAATGGAAAACCCAAATTCCGCTTAAAAACTTGACTGGAGAGATGAAACCATTAGGTGAGTCGTTTAATCAGCTTGCAGATTCCTTAGTAAAAGAAGAAATACTAAGAAAACAGTTCACAGCCGATTTTGCACATGAGCTTAGAACGCCACTTGCAACGTTAAGGAGTCATATTGAGGCTTTTCAAGATGGTATATGGAAGCCTGATGAAATGAGATTAGAACAATTTCATGCAGAACTAATGCGCTTAGTTAGGCTAGTGAATGACTTAGAAAAATTAATTGCAGCCGAAAATCCTCAAATTAAATTAAATAAAACAAAACTAGAAACAGGGAAAATATTGTGTTTTATAGAGGAGCAGTTTACCCCATTATTTATTGAAAAAGGTGTAGAGTTAGAGGTGCAATGTAAAGAAGAATCACAATGGTTTTTAGGAGATCGTGATAAAATCATTCAAATTTTAATAAACATTGTTAACAATGCTTTACAATATACACCCCCAGGAAAGAAAGTT
Encoded proteins:
- a CDS encoding response regulator transcription factor, with product MTKVLIVDDEKVIREVLEAYFVKEGWKVLFASNGVEGLKKVGDQSPDLIILDLMLPDISGEEVCRLVRMDSNIPILMLTAKSAEDDLINGLVIGADDYVTKPFSPREVVVRVKALIRRTQQRVNENKLSFNNDKLIIDFVKKEVKLNHAILTLTPNEYKLLTAIVSYPGKVYSRADLLDKLQENGSYFEGYERNIDTHIKNLRKKIETDTRHPNFIITVFGMGYKFGGIKDESDT
- a CDS encoding sensor histidine kinase, producing the protein MNLTLRLRVLLYLLLVSLSGILIASFTIFSGVENQFTDYITTNRAENIETVKKGIIQHYEDTGELTNEPLENMMHQHAMTEDLYYKLYNNTGNLLVDSTSVGSMMEMMNGDQSPSNSNEYQSDSYQLKTENQVIGDLTVYYSGQLIGDEFVFLKSIKRNIILAVLFTVILSILTSLLFSKRLTSGVNKLITGVTELRNHQWKTQIPLKNLTGEMKPLGESFNQLADSLVKEEILRKQFTADFAHELRTPLATLRSHIEAFQDGIWKPDEMRLEQFHAELMRLVRLVNDLEKLIAAENPQIKLNKTKLETGKILCFIEEQFTPLFIEKGVELEVQCKEESQWFLGDRDKIIQILINIVNNALQYTPPGKKVSIYGEEKDNQIIFVVKDEGEGISEDDLPLLFQRFYRGDKSRDRKTGGVGIGLSIVKAFVEAHRGEIKIRSQLNVGTTIELKFPKK